The window CCTTCGGCTCGGGCAGCCGGTAGATCCACACGTAGGGCCAGGAGCCGTCGAGGTTGTCCCCGATGTCGCCGAGGTAGATCTGGTTGCCGGGCCCGATCGAGATGGCCTCCGCGTCGCGGGGTTTGCCGATGCCGCTGAGGGTGATGGTGGCGACGGTCTCGCCGGTCCTGCCGTCCACGGCGTAGATCTGCGGGCCGTAGCCGCTGTCGTTGTGCGTCCAGTGGACGCCGGGGTGCAGGTGCGAGGCCGCGAGGCCGCTGGACTCCTTGATCCGCGGGTCCTTGATCGTGAACCCGTCGTCGCCGTCGGCGGCAAGGGCGGCGGGCGCGGCGAGCGCACCCACGAGGAGGGCCCCGGCGAGCAGGGCGAACGGTCGGCGCATCCCCCAAGCCTGCCATCCGGTACGTGTGTTCACACGGCGTGGTGGGCCTCACGTCGCGCCGCTCCCGCCCGTCGTTCATGATGAGCGGATGCTCAGGTTCATGCCCGTCGGTGACTCCATGACGATCGGCAGCGCGGGCGAGCACACCTGGCGCTACCGGCTGTGGCAGCACCTGTGCGGAACGTACGGGGGCCCGTTCACGCTCGTCGGCCCGCGCGAGACGCTCTACGACACGTCGGCGGACGCGCCGGTCTCCCTCGCCTACGCCGATCCGGACTTCCCCCGCGCCCATCTGGCCGGCTGGGGCGAGGGCTGGGGGCACATGGCCCCGCTCATCGGCGACGCGGTGCGCGAGTGCCGCGCGGACGTGCTGCTGGTCTCGCTCGGCCTGATCGACCTGGGCTTCTACACGAACCCCGAGCAGACGGCGGTCAACGTGGAGGCCTTCGTGCGGCAGGCGCGGGCCGCCGACGCGCGCGTCCGCGCGGTCGTGCTCCCGGTGATCCCGAACATCCGGGCCGCGGCCGACCCGCCCTTCGCCGCGCAGATGGACCGCTTCAACGAGCTGCTCGCCAAGGCGGTGGCCGACCTGGACGAACCCTGCTCCCCGCTGCTCCTGGCGCCCCCGCCGCCGACGTACGACATCCACACGGACACCTACGACGGCACCCACCCGAACCAGAGCGGCGAGCACAAGATCGCGGCCGCGTTCGCCGGGGCGCTGCACCGGGGGTGGGGGTGGGGCGGGGAGTACGAGGGCTGACCGCTCACTGGCATATGCACGCCGCTCCGTGACCCGGACGCCGTGCGTATCGTTGTACCGCGCGGCTGCGCTCGTCCGCGGGGCAGCCGGGGAGGAGTGCCACGATGTCCGTCCTGGAAGACAGGATCCCGATGGCCGAGGAGTGCAACGAGCTGACTCTGGACTTGATGTTCGAGTGGCTCGAGAAGATGCCCGTCCCCGAGGGAACGAAGGTCGAGATCGTCGGGGGGAACATCTTCATGTCGCCGCAACGTCACACCCACTGGCAGATCATCTTCGACATCGCCCGACAGCTCAGCGTCAGGTACCCCGCCAAGCGGCTGGCCTCGGATGTGCGCATCGATTTTCCCGGGCGCCTGAACGGATTCGCCTGTGACGTCGCGGCGATGACCGACCGCTCGGTGCAGGACGCCAAGGGCCGCTGGCACTACCGGGACATCGAGTTCGTGGCCGAAGTCATCTCCGAGAACACGGCCGCCAATGACTACGGCCCCAAGAAGCTCACCTACGCCCTCGCCGAGGTTCCCGTCTACCTCATCGCCGATCCGTACGAAGGCGAATGCCGTGTCTACACCCACCCCCTGAACGGCGACTACACGACCGAGACGAAGCTGCCCTTCGGCGAGGACCTCGACCTCACCGACTCTCCCCTCGGTCTCGTCCTCAGGACCGGTGACTTCCCCCGCGACTGACCACCCCCGTCGCCCCGTCCGCGACCCCCCTTGCATCGAGCGCACTCCAAGACGTTGGCTTGTGGACCATGAAGTACACACAGCTCGGACGCACAGGACTCAAGGTCAGCCGACTGGTGCTCGGCACGATGAACTTCGGTCCGCAGACCGACGAGGCGGACAGCCACGCGATCATGGACGCGGCGCTGGACGCGGGGATCAACATCTTCGACACGGCCAACGTCTATGGGTGGGGCGAGGACAAGGGCCGCACCGAGTCGATCATCGGCAACTGGTTCGCCAAGGGCGGGGACCGGCGCGACAAGGTCGTCCTGGCCACCAAGGTCTACGGGAACATGTCCGCGGACAACTCCAACGTCTGGCCCAACCACGACAAGCTCTCCGCCGTGAACATCCGGCGGGCCGTGGACGCCAGCCTCAAGCGGCTGCGGACCGACCACATCGACGTCTACCAGTTCCACCACATCGACAGGGCCACGCCCTTCGAGGAGATCTGGCAGGCCGTCGACGTACTGATCCAGCAGGGCAAGATCCTCTACGTCGGCTCCTCCAACTTCCCCGGCTACAAGATCGCCCAGGCCAACGAGATCGCCGCGCGGCGCTCCGGCACCATCGGGCTGGTCAGCGAGCAGTGCCTGTACAACCTCGCCGAGCGGCGCGCCGAGATGGAGGTGATCCCGGCCGCGCGGGACTACGGCCTCGGGGTCATCCCCTGGTCGCCGCTGAACGGCGGGCTGCTGGGCGGTGTGCTCAGGAAGCAGGTCGAGGGCGGCCGGCGTGCCTCCGGCAGGTCCGTCGACGCGCTCGCCGACACCGCCATGCGCGACCGGATCCAGGCGTACGAGGACCTGCTCGACAAGCACGGTCTGGAGCCCGGCGAGGTCGCGCTGGCCTGGCTGCTCACCCGGCCCGGCGTGACCGGCCCGATCGTCGGCCCGCGCACCGCCGAGCAGCTCGCGTCGGCGCTGCGGGCGGTCGAGCTGGAGCTGAGCGAGGAGCTGCTGACCGGGCTCGACGAGATCTTCCCGGGACCGGGTCCGTCTCCGGAGGCCTTCGCCTGGTAGGCGCCTGCCGCGCCGCCCCGGCGGCCGTACCGGCCCTGGCGGCCGTGCTCCGCGTCACCTGCCGAGCGCGGCCGCCATGGCGACGACGACGAACATCAGCACGAGCGCACCGGCCATGATCCGGTTCCGGGTTTTCGGGTCCACGTACTCGAGACTAACCGGCCGCCCGCAGTGGCCAGCGGCCGACCGGTTCGTAACGGGGCTGTTCCCCCGGCACCCCGGACACCGGCAGCAGGCTGCGCACGAGGACCAGCTCCTCCACGGTCCAGGCGCTGCTCGCGAAGTCCCACAGCGCCTGGACGTACGGCCGTACGTCCAGGCCGTCCCGGCTGCGCGCCACCGTCAGATGGGCCTTGTAGGGGCGGTGCTCCCCCATCGGCACGCCCGCCTTCCGCGCCGCCGCGTCCGCGCGCCCGGCCAGCAGCCGCAGGGCCGCGAGGTCGCCCTCCGCCCCCGTCCACAGCGCCTTGCCGTGCCCGAACTGCCCTCCCCCGCGCAGCGCGAGCGAGAAGGCCCCGGTCCGGTGCGCGGCCGTCTCCAGCCGGGCCGACAGCGCGGGTACAACCTCCTCGTCGACTTCGCCGTAGAAGGCCAGCGTGAAGTGCCACCCGGGCCGCTGCGTCCACCGCAACCGGTCCGCACCGGGCAGCTTCCGCAACTCCGCGACCTCGTCGGCGAGCCCCCGGAGCACATCCCGCGGCGGCAGCACGGCGGCGAAGAGTCTCATGACCCCAGTGTCCTGCCACACACCCGGGCGTGACGTGGTCACCGTGCGTATCGTTGTACCGCGCGGCTGCATGCGACCAGGCAGCAGCGGGGAGGAGCGGCACAGCGACTGCTCTTGCAGACAGGATCGAGATGGCCGACCAAAGCGACAAGCCCACACTCGACGAGATGTTCGAGTGGCTGGAGCAGATGCACATCCCCGAAGGTTTCAAGACCGAGATCGTCGAGGGGGGCATCTTCGTGACGCCACAGCGGGACACCCACTGGGAGATCATCGCGGCCATCTACGACCAGCTGCGCACCAAGTACCCGCGCAAGCGCGTGAAGTCCGATGTCCGCATCGACTACCCAGGACACCTCAACGGCTTCGCGTCCGACGTCGTCGCCCTCGCCGAGGACGCCCAAAAGGACGAGAAGGGTCACTGGCGTCCCGGGGACGTCGAGCTGGTCGCCGAGGTGATCTCCCAGGGCACGGCCAGGAACGACTACGGCCCGAAGAAGGACGCCTTCGCGGCAGCCGAAGTGCCGGTGTACCTGATCGTGGACCCGTACACCGGCACGTGGCACCTGCACACCCTGCCGAAGGACGGCGAGTACCGGGGTGTCCTCAGCCTCGACTTCGGCGACGAGGTCGACCTGAACGACACCCCCGTCGGCCTTGTCCTCAAGACCGACGAGTTCCCGCGCGACTGACCCGTTCCCGCCGGACCGGACCTCCCCGGGCTACGCCACCGCCGCCAGTTCCTTGCCTTGGCCGCGGGGGACCAGGTTGACCTTGGGGTGGCCGTGGTGCCAGGCGATCGAGAGGCGCAGGCCGCCGACGCGGGTCAGGACCAGGCCGATGGTGGCGGCCGCGGCAAGGGAGACGATGCCGCCCACGGCGAAGCCGACGCGGGCGCCGTAGGCGTCGGTGATCCAGCCGACGAGGGGCGCGCCGAGCGGCGTACCGCCCATGAACACCATCATGAACAGGGCCATCACCCGCCCCCGCATGGCCGGGTCGGTGCCCATCTGCACCGCGGTGTTCGCCGTGACGTTGACCGTCAGGCCGAATATCCCGATGGGCGCCATCAGCAGCGCGAACAGCCAGTACGACGGGGCCGCCGCGGCGACGATCTCCAGCGCGCCGAAGGCCGCGGCGGCCGCGATGAGCACGCGCAGCCGGGCGGTGCCGCGGCGGGCCGCGAGCAGGGCGCCGACCAGGGAGCCGACCGCCATCACGGTGTTGAAGAGGCTGTAGGCGCCGGCTCCGGCGTGGAAGACGTCGTCGGCGTAGGCCGACAGCCACACCGGGAAGTTGAAGCCGAAGGTGCCGATGAAGCCGACCAGGACGATCGGCCAGATCAGCTCGGGACGGCCGGCGACATAGCGCAGGCCCTCGCGGAGCTGGCCCTTGCCGCGCGGGGCGCGCTCGACGACGTGCAACTCGCGGGAGCGCATCAGCAGCAGGCCTGCGATGGGCGCGACGAAGGACAGGCCGTTGGCGAGGAACGCCCAGCCGGTGCCCACGCCGGTGATCATCAGGCCCGCGACGGCGGGACCGATCAGCCGCGCGGACTGGAAGTTCGCGGAGTTCAGGCTGACGGCGTTCTGGAGCTGCTTCGGGCCGACCATCTCCGAGACGAAGGACTGGCGGGCCGGGTTGTCCAGGACCGTGGCCAGGCCGACCGCGAACGCGGCGACGTAGACGTGCCACACCTGGACCTGGCCGGTCAGGGTGAGCGCGGCGAGCGCGAGGCCGGTGACGGCCATGGCCGACTGGGTG of the Streptomyces sp. NBC_01788 genome contains:
- a CDS encoding Uma2 family endonuclease; the protein is MADQSDKPTLDEMFEWLEQMHIPEGFKTEIVEGGIFVTPQRDTHWEIIAAIYDQLRTKYPRKRVKSDVRIDYPGHLNGFASDVVALAEDAQKDEKGHWRPGDVELVAEVISQGTARNDYGPKKDAFAAAEVPVYLIVDPYTGTWHLHTLPKDGEYRGVLSLDFGDEVDLNDTPVGLVLKTDEFPRD
- a CDS encoding MFS transporter, with product MSTGSGADSAPAPTTHDSRTAPDTSRKSSMFSSLRVRNYRLFFLGQVVSNTGTWMQRIAQDWLVLSLTGSSAAVGITTALQFLPMLLFGLYGGVLVDRLPKRPTLLATQSAMAVTGLALAALTLTGQVQVWHVYVAAFAVGLATVLDNPARQSFVSEMVGPKQLQNAVSLNSANFQSARLIGPAVAGLMITGVGTGWAFLANGLSFVAPIAGLLLMRSRELHVVERAPRGKGQLREGLRYVAGRPELIWPIVLVGFIGTFGFNFPVWLSAYADDVFHAGAGAYSLFNTVMAVGSLVGALLAARRGTARLRVLIAAAAAFGALEIVAAAAPSYWLFALLMAPIGIFGLTVNVTANTAVQMGTDPAMRGRVMALFMMVFMGGTPLGAPLVGWITDAYGARVGFAVGGIVSLAAAATIGLVLTRVGGLRLSIAWHHGHPKVNLVPRGQGKELAAVA
- the thpR gene encoding RNA 2',3'-cyclic phosphodiesterase, which translates into the protein MRLFAAVLPPRDVLRGLADEVAELRKLPGADRLRWTQRPGWHFTLAFYGEVDEEVVPALSARLETAAHRTGAFSLALRGGGQFGHGKALWTGAEGDLAALRLLAGRADAAARKAGVPMGEHRPYKAHLTVARSRDGLDVRPYVQALWDFASSAWTVEELVLVRSLLPVSGVPGEQPRYEPVGRWPLRAAG
- a CDS encoding Uma2 family endonuclease; the protein is MSVLEDRIPMAEECNELTLDLMFEWLEKMPVPEGTKVEIVGGNIFMSPQRHTHWQIIFDIARQLSVRYPAKRLASDVRIDFPGRLNGFACDVAAMTDRSVQDAKGRWHYRDIEFVAEVISENTAANDYGPKKLTYALAEVPVYLIADPYEGECRVYTHPLNGDYTTETKLPFGEDLDLTDSPLGLVLRTGDFPRD
- a CDS encoding GDSL-type esterase/lipase family protein is translated as MLRFMPVGDSMTIGSAGEHTWRYRLWQHLCGTYGGPFTLVGPRETLYDTSADAPVSLAYADPDFPRAHLAGWGEGWGHMAPLIGDAVRECRADVLLVSLGLIDLGFYTNPEQTAVNVEAFVRQARAADARVRAVVLPVIPNIRAAADPPFAAQMDRFNELLAKAVADLDEPCSPLLLAPPPPTYDIHTDTYDGTHPNQSGEHKIAAAFAGALHRGWGWGGEYEG
- a CDS encoding aldo/keto reductase, with protein sequence MKYTQLGRTGLKVSRLVLGTMNFGPQTDEADSHAIMDAALDAGINIFDTANVYGWGEDKGRTESIIGNWFAKGGDRRDKVVLATKVYGNMSADNSNVWPNHDKLSAVNIRRAVDASLKRLRTDHIDVYQFHHIDRATPFEEIWQAVDVLIQQGKILYVGSSNFPGYKIAQANEIAARRSGTIGLVSEQCLYNLAERRAEMEVIPAARDYGLGVIPWSPLNGGLLGGVLRKQVEGGRRASGRSVDALADTAMRDRIQAYEDLLDKHGLEPGEVALAWLLTRPGVTGPIVGPRTAEQLASALRAVELELSEELLTGLDEIFPGPGPSPEAFAW